In Eschrichtius robustus isolate mEscRob2 chromosome 11, mEscRob2.pri, whole genome shotgun sequence, the following proteins share a genomic window:
- the HIKESHI gene encoding protein Hikeshi isoform X2 yields MLGTVPFPEGMGGSVYFSYPDSNGMPVWQLLGFVTNGKPSAIFKISGLKSGEGSQHPFGAMNIVRTPSVAQIGISVELLDSLAQQTPVGNAAVSSVDSFTQFTQKMLDNFYNFASSFAVSQAQMTPSPSDMFIPANVVLKWYENFQRRLAQNPLFWKT; encoded by the exons ATGCTGGGAACAGTCCCATTTCCTGAGGGAATGGGAGGATCTGTCTACTTTTCCTATCCTGATTCAAATGGAATGCCGGTATGGCAACTCCTAGGATTTGTCACAAATGGGAAACCAAGTGCCATCTTCAAAATTTCAGGTCTTAAATCTG gaGAAGGAAGCCAGCACCCTTTTGGAGCCATGAATATTGTCCGAACTCCATCTGTTGCTCAGATTGGAATTTCAGTGGAATTATTGGACAGTCTGGCTCAGCAGACTCCTGTAGGTAATGCTGCTGTGTCTTCAGTTGACTCATTTACTCAG TTCACACAAAAGATGTTAGACAACTTCTACAATTTTGCTTCATCGTTTGCTGTCTCTCAGGCCCAGATGACACCAAGTCCATCTGACATGTTCATTCCGGCAAATGTGGTTCTGAAATG gTATGAAAACTTTCAAAGACGACTGGCACAGAACCCTCTCTTTTGGAAAACataa
- the HIKESHI gene encoding protein Hikeshi isoform X1, translating into MFGCLVAGRLVQTAAQQVAEDKFVFDLPDYENINHVVVFMLGTVPFPEGMGGSVYFSYPDSNGMPVWQLLGFVTNGKPSAIFKISGLKSGEGSQHPFGAMNIVRTPSVAQIGISVELLDSLAQQTPVGNAAVSSVDSFTQFTQKMLDNFYNFASSFAVSQAQMTPSPSDMFIPANVVLKWYENFQRRLAQNPLFWKT; encoded by the exons GTGCAaacagctgcacagcaagtggcagaggataagtttgtttttgacttGCCTGATTATGAAAATATCAACCATGTTGTGGTTTTTATGCTGGGAACAGTCCCATTTCCTGAGGGAATGGGAGGATCTGTCTACTTTTCCTATCCTGATTCAAATGGAATGCCGGTATGGCAACTCCTAGGATTTGTCACAAATGGGAAACCAAGTGCCATCTTCAAAATTTCAGGTCTTAAATCTG gaGAAGGAAGCCAGCACCCTTTTGGAGCCATGAATATTGTCCGAACTCCATCTGTTGCTCAGATTGGAATTTCAGTGGAATTATTGGACAGTCTGGCTCAGCAGACTCCTGTAGGTAATGCTGCTGTGTCTTCAGTTGACTCATTTACTCAG TTCACACAAAAGATGTTAGACAACTTCTACAATTTTGCTTCATCGTTTGCTGTCTCTCAGGCCCAGATGACACCAAGTCCATCTGACATGTTCATTCCGGCAAATGTGGTTCTGAAATG gTATGAAAACTTTCAAAGACGACTGGCACAGAACCCTCTCTTTTGGAAAACataa